GTTGACTGCGGGAGCCACGGCGCCGGCACCAGGCGAATCAACCGGTCCTAGTGGAACGAATCTCCACAGGCGCAGGAGCCACCGGCGTTCGGGTTGTCGATGGTGAAGCCCTGCTTCGAAATGGTGTCTTCGAAGTCGATGCTGGCGCCACTGAGGTACGGAACGCTCATCTTGTCCACCACTACTTCAACGCCGTCGTAGTCGCGGACGGCATCTCCCTCAAGGAGTCGCTCGTCGAAGTAGAGCTGGTAGATGAGCCCTGAGCAGCCGCCTGGCTGCACGGCGACGCGGAGGCGGAGGTCCGTGCGGCCTTCCTGCTCAAGGAGGCTGCGGACCTTGCCTGCGGCGACGTCGGTCAGGTT
This genomic interval from Arthrobacter sp. SLBN-100 contains the following:
- a CDS encoding HesB/IscA family protein; protein product: MSTATNENSTETTSAATDELPVHEVNLTDVAAGKVRSLLEQEGRTDLRLRVAVQPGGCSGLIYQLYFDERLLEGDAVRDYDGVEVVVDKMSVPYLSGASIDFEDTISKQGFTIDNPNAGGSCACGDSFH